The following are from one region of the Corylus avellana chromosome ca1, CavTom2PMs-1.0 genome:
- the LOC132167804 gene encoding uncharacterized protein LOC132167804 isoform X2: MALGLAANSIIISQNKAFTSFSLSASKLLSNRPSHPQSQRICPITITATASSSIAKATLSDFQVQDSNPTSTSTTWSEFARNVSGEWDGYGAEFSKEGMPIELPESVVPEAYREWEVKVFDWQTQCPTLAEPEGQDRLLTYKSIKLLPTVGCEADAATRYSIDERSVGGGEDNNKVSAFAYQASGSYVAVWPIEDLGTHKLLELELEYCLVNPQDRESRVRIIQVVRVDSEKKMVLQKVRVFREQWYGPFRNGEQLGGCAIRDSGFAATDPTEALQVVGVWQGPHAVVSFDPSQNDLLQELVDGDGDVRKSVRDECGLILLPKQLWCSIKESRDDETWSEVGWLFDHGRAITSRCIFAAGKLKASLYIYI, translated from the exons ATGGCATTGGGATTAGCTGCTAATAGCATCATAATATCCCAGAACAAAGCCTTCacttccttttctctctctgctTCAAAGCTTCTCTCAAATCGTCCTTCCCATCCACAGTCGCAACGTATTTGTCCAATCACTATCACCGCCACTGCCTCTTCCTCAATTGCCAAGGCCACCCTCTCAGATTTTCAAGTTCAAGACTCCAATCCCACATCCACTAGTACTA CGTGGTCAGAATTTGCGAGAAATGTATCGGGTGAATGGGATGGGTATGGAGCAGAGTTCTCAAAGGAAGGGATGCCAATCGAACTTCCTGAGTCTGTTGTACCAGAAGCTTACAGGGAGTGGGAGGTCAAGGTGTTCGATTGGCAAACTCAGTGCCCCACTCTTGCCGAACCAGAGGGTCAGGACCGCCTTCTTACATACAAGTCAATCAAGCTACTTCCCACTGTTGGATGCGAAGCCGATGCCGCCACGCGTTATAGCATAGATGAGAGAAGTGTCGGAGGTGGTGAAGATAACAACAAAGTCTCGGCCTTTGCATATCAAGCTAGTGGGAGCTACGTGGCCGTGTGGCCAATTGAGGATCTGGGTACGCATAAATTgttggagttggagttggagtACTGTTTGGTCAATCCTCAAGACCGGGAGTCCCGTGTGAGGATAATCCAGGTTGTCCGAGTCGATAGCGAGAAGAAGATGGTGTTGCAGAAAGTTAGAGTTTTCCGTGAGCAGTGGTATGGGCCTTTCAGGAATGGGGAACAGTTAGGTGGGTGTGCTATCAGGGACTCTGGATTTGCTGCTACTGATCCCACGGAAGCCTTACAAGTTGTTGGTGTTTGGCAGGGTCCTCATGCTGTTGTCAGCTTCGATCCTTCTCAGAAT GATTTACTTCAAGAACTTGTAGATGGCGATGGCGATGTGCGGAAGTCAGTAAGAGATGAATGTGGCCTCATATTGCTTCCCAAGCAACTATGGTGTTCAATAAAAGAAAGTAGAGATGATGAGACTTGGAGTGAGGTGGGATGGCTCTTTGATCATGGACGTGCAATCACATCAAGGTGCATCTTCGCCGCTGGGAAGTTGAAGgcaagtttatatatatatatatag
- the LOC132167804 gene encoding uncharacterized protein LOC132167804 isoform X1 encodes MALGLAANSIIISQNKAFTSFSLSASKLLSNRPSHPQSQRICPITITATASSSIAKATLSDFQVQDSNPTSTSTTWSEFARNVSGEWDGYGAEFSKEGMPIELPESVVPEAYREWEVKVFDWQTQCPTLAEPEGQDRLLTYKSIKLLPTVGCEADAATRYSIDERSVGGGEDNNKVSAFAYQASGSYVAVWPIEDLGTHKLLELELEYCLVNPQDRESRVRIIQVVRVDSEKKMVLQKVRVFREQWYGPFRNGEQLGGCAIRDSGFAATDPTEALQVVGVWQGPHAVVSFDPSQNVSYDLLQELVDGDGDVRKSVRDECGLILLPKQLWCSIKESRDDETWSEVGWLFDHGRAITSRCIFAAGKLKASLYIYI; translated from the exons ATGGCATTGGGATTAGCTGCTAATAGCATCATAATATCCCAGAACAAAGCCTTCacttccttttctctctctgctTCAAAGCTTCTCTCAAATCGTCCTTCCCATCCACAGTCGCAACGTATTTGTCCAATCACTATCACCGCCACTGCCTCTTCCTCAATTGCCAAGGCCACCCTCTCAGATTTTCAAGTTCAAGACTCCAATCCCACATCCACTAGTACTA CGTGGTCAGAATTTGCGAGAAATGTATCGGGTGAATGGGATGGGTATGGAGCAGAGTTCTCAAAGGAAGGGATGCCAATCGAACTTCCTGAGTCTGTTGTACCAGAAGCTTACAGGGAGTGGGAGGTCAAGGTGTTCGATTGGCAAACTCAGTGCCCCACTCTTGCCGAACCAGAGGGTCAGGACCGCCTTCTTACATACAAGTCAATCAAGCTACTTCCCACTGTTGGATGCGAAGCCGATGCCGCCACGCGTTATAGCATAGATGAGAGAAGTGTCGGAGGTGGTGAAGATAACAACAAAGTCTCGGCCTTTGCATATCAAGCTAGTGGGAGCTACGTGGCCGTGTGGCCAATTGAGGATCTGGGTACGCATAAATTgttggagttggagttggagtACTGTTTGGTCAATCCTCAAGACCGGGAGTCCCGTGTGAGGATAATCCAGGTTGTCCGAGTCGATAGCGAGAAGAAGATGGTGTTGCAGAAAGTTAGAGTTTTCCGTGAGCAGTGGTATGGGCCTTTCAGGAATGGGGAACAGTTAGGTGGGTGTGCTATCAGGGACTCTGGATTTGCTGCTACTGATCCCACGGAAGCCTTACAAGTTGTTGGTGTTTGGCAGGGTCCTCATGCTGTTGTCAGCTTCGATCCTTCTCAGAATGTGAGTTAC GATTTACTTCAAGAACTTGTAGATGGCGATGGCGATGTGCGGAAGTCAGTAAGAGATGAATGTGGCCTCATATTGCTTCCCAAGCAACTATGGTGTTCAATAAAAGAAAGTAGAGATGATGAGACTTGGAGTGAGGTGGGATGGCTCTTTGATCATGGACGTGCAATCACATCAAGGTGCATCTTCGCCGCTGGGAAGTTGAAGgcaagtttatatatatatatatag